The proteins below are encoded in one region of Clostridium fermenticellae:
- the map gene encoding type I methionyl aminopeptidase, producing the protein MIDIKTKKEIGYMAEAGKILASCHKEIKKMIKPGITTMDIDKFVEEYLKEHNATPEEKGYMGFPYATCASVNDEVCHGFPTKKPLKNGDIVTIDMVVNLNGWLADSAWSYEVGNISKEASDLMKVTKECLYRGIKKAIVGNRIGDIGYEIQTYAESLGYSVVRDYTGHGIGQKMHDDIVVPHYGKPGRGIKLREGMVITIEPMINIGDYRVTIDKNEWTARTLDGSLSAQYEHTIAITKDGPQILTDQDNL; encoded by the coding sequence ATGATAGATATAAAAACTAAAAAAGAAATAGGATATATGGCAGAAGCCGGAAAAATATTAGCATCATGCCATAAAGAGATTAAAAAGATGATAAAACCTGGTATAACTACTATGGATATAGATAAATTCGTAGAAGAATACCTTAAAGAGCATAATGCAACACCAGAAGAAAAAGGTTATATGGGTTTCCCATATGCGACTTGTGCATCTGTAAATGATGAAGTGTGTCATGGATTTCCTACTAAAAAACCTTTAAAAAATGGAGATATTGTAACTATTGATATGGTTGTAAATCTCAATGGATGGCTTGCTGATTCTGCATGGTCATATGAAGTTGGAAATATATCAAAAGAAGCTAGTGATCTCATGAAAGTTACAAAGGAATGTCTTTATAGAGGAATAAAAAAGGCAATTGTTGGTAACAGAATAGGTGACATAGGTTATGAAATACAGACTTATGCTGAATCGCTCGGATATTCAGTTGTAAGAGATTATACAGGCCATGGCATAGGACAAAAGATGCATGATGATATAGTTGTACCTCACTATGGTAAACCAGGTAGAGGCATAAAACTTAGAGAAGGAATGGTAATAACAATAGAGCCTATGATAAATATAGGTGATTATAGAGTTACTATAGATAAGAATGAATGGACAGCACGTACATTAGATGGGAGCCTGTCAGCTCAGTATGAGCATACAATAGCTATAACAAAAGACGGACCTCAAATTTTAACTGATCAGGATAATTTATAA